The sequence CCAAAAAAGAGGACGGGCTATCGCCCGTCCAACAGATTACACTCTTCAGAACCCAGATTACCCAACAAAAGCCGGGCGAAACCCAAGGTCGCTAGGCGCGAACGAACGAGCGTTGGACAGGTGCAAGCAGAACAGGCCCGCAGTCGCACCATCGGGCCAAAAGCCGCCACGAAGCGGGAAGCGCTCCCCATAGTTTCGTATATAAAGATATCCTTTAGGATCTTGTGAATATGTCCCATCACTTAAGGTAATCGGTGCAATTGCTGCCTGCAGCATTGAAGCTGGAATGTTATAATCTACCTTTTTGATTAGATCTTTCCAATTAGCTATAGAAAGATATCCGTAATATCCATTATCTCCAACTGGTCCGGCATATTTTGTGATCTCATTGGAGATCACCGGATCGCCAATATCACCTGAAGAACTTTCATCTCCAGTGGCCGTTGAATCAAATCGTACCCCCGTATCGGGCCAATTGACTTCATCCAATGAAAAATTATTATCTGACGGCATAAGTATTTTGCCGTCTACAAGTTTTAGCCCATCCACCCATTCCGAGACATTGCCAACAAGATCGGCAATGCCGGTAAACGTATTGTTATGCCTCCACGATGCAGGTCCAGAACCAGTTAACGTCCTTCCAGTTCCAGAAGTAGTTCCTGGAGCAACGTTATCCACTCTGGTCCCAGTTTCATACGTTGCCTCGTGCGATCTACCATAATCGGTATTCCCACGAGGTTGAAATCCATTTTTTAGGCACCATAGAGCAACTGCTGCCCATTCCCAGTTGGTCATAAGATGCCACCCTGCACCCTTTGCAGTGCAGGCTGCTTTGGCATTGTCAAAATTGATTGATGTCGTTGGGTCAACATGAGGTATCGAACAGGCGCGCCCATCATATATTTTCGCCTGGAAGGCGCCAATCAATATCTCCGATTTTTCTATGCCGCCAACGATAAAGGCAGGATGCACGCCTGAACCATAAATTGGATCAATATCCTGCAGATTAAATTTCGGTATTCTCACCATGTAGGATGGGAACCCTTTGTCATCATACAGAACAGTTATTTGCCCCCCCGTTGCGGCCTCGACTGATGCTCTTAATGTATCCTTAGTAAATATTACTGGCATTTTATGCTACCTCCTCTTCCTCTTTTTGATATTGCCATAAAATTAATTCCACCGATTCGAGATCAAGTGGAATTTTGTTAACGCTGTATACTGGATTATCTTCATCATCAAGCTCTTCGGTTTCTACAAGTTCATATTTTGCAGGCGGGATTATTATTGAAACAACATATGCATCCCTTAATCCAATATACATCTCTCCATTTTTCCTGCAAATATCTATAATTGTCTGACTGTCTTTCTGCTCTTCCTCCAAGTCGATTTCTATATCTTCTACAATTAATTTTGTCCCCTCTAAAGCTACTTCCGCATAAGGTCCAGGTTGGATTTTGGTAATTATCATCACATCACCCCCTATAAGCTGAACTTCTTTGCTGTCCAGCGCACTTTAACATTATCGGCGGTGCCATTCAGGCAAATCTTAAAGCCATTTGATTGCCTTTCATCTGCATAAACGTATCCAAGCTGAAATCCACCGCCTACAAAGTCATAAACATCAAGGTCAATAGCGTAATTGGTATCAAGCATATCGAAAGGCAACGACACATACACGAAGGGCGCACTTATAAAAGACGTTGGCGCATCCGGTTCAAGTCTTCTCACATCGGTTAGTGTAACGTTGCTAATATATGGATCATTGGCTTCAGTATTGCCGGCCGGGACAGTTACGCGATATAGCGGGATCCCATTGGCTGGGACAGATTTGTCTAATTCTGTGCAGAAAGCTTCCCATTTTGTAGCACCCATAGCAAGATATATGTAGCAATATTTTGCCATGCCAGATGAGTTACTTGGTATTGCAGCGCCATTTGTTTCTGCCTCAATTGGGATGATCATCCCGCCTGCAAAGGCCTGCCCACTCGCCAGATTGATATTTCTTGTTGCTGTGGCCGATTTTGTTATTGTACAACCCGAAATGATCCCCTTGTTTTCGATTATCACTGTGCCCGTTTGGAATCTCTTGGTTAAAGTCTTGATAATTTCTCTGTTTGCTAGACTCCCAAGATCCATTGACCCCAGAAGGACCCCTAAGATTGCATTTTGCATGTCGGGACTAACGCCTTCTACTTGCTCCTGCAAATATGCAAGCATGTCTGCCAAAGTCGGTTTGTCACCTTTGGCATCATCAATTTCCGTTTCGCATCCGACCACGCGAGTGTCGAGATTCGAAAAATTGGCATCTATCTTGTCATATTTCTCATTCCATGCACTAGGCACGGCCGGGAACGAATCCGGATGTCTGCCTATTGTGCTGTACGGTAATGCCATGCATCTTCACCTCCATTAAAATCTGATTTTAATTTCCACTTCATAGGTCTCGTCTGTATCTTTAATTTTTGGAGAAAAACACCTATAGCCTATTAAATACCCGCTTTCATCTAATAGCCCCACCTCCGAAATTCTAGCGCCAACAAGCTCGTCTTTTTCGAGCCTCCCAGTCCCCGTCACGCTCATTGGATCTTCTTGCGTAACATTACTCAGCTCTTTTCTAAGCCGTTCATGATATAAAGTAGTACGCGCCGGATCCATAGCTTTTGGCGTAAGATCTGGGTTATGCCCACCATCACCAAAAGCCATGTATTTAACTTTTGGCAGCGCCGATCCGTCATACATGTGTTTTGCAAGTCTTTGACGAAATTGATTTATTATCACCGCTTCAGCCATCTTCCTACCTCCTTCTTATAAATATGTTATCTTTGCTGAAGCCCTTGGGCCAGAATCACCGACATTCCAAGAGCCATCAACAAAAATATTTTCATCATATCCGACCATCACCCCCCCTATCGGTGCTTGCACATAGGTTGCGTAATTTATAAAACCAAATGCCTTTATTGGATCTAGGCCTACATCCCAAGTTCCATTAACCGTGAGCCCTAACGGATGGCCTCCAATGAGCCATGAACCATCTACAAGTTGTCCGTCTATTTTCGGTTCTACTACATCATGTGGCTTTTTGGCATACATCCATTCCCAAGACGTTTTATGGGTCTCTTCCCATGACGGTATAATCGTTTCTGTGATGATGTTTTTGGTGATGTATTTTTGAGCTACTGCATTGACAATGTTCGCATATCCGACCTGCCATGAGCCATCAGCCCTCAAGGGGATACGATCATCTTCACGTAGATCCCAAGGATGCCCTATTGAAACGATATGAGGGATAATTGTAAGAAATCCTTCAGCCATGCATGGGTATATGGTTTCTACCGGTTCAAAAAAT is a genomic window of Candidatus Cloacimonadota bacterium containing:
- a CDS encoding AAA family ATPase is translated as MIITKIQPGPYAEVALEGTKLIVEDIEIDLEEEQKDSQTIIDICRKNGEMYIGLRDAYVVSIIIPPAKYELVETEELDDEDNPVYSVNKIPLDLESVELILWQYQKEEEEVA
- a CDS encoding formylglycine-generating enzyme family protein, with product MPVIFTKDTLRASVEAATGGQITVLYDDKGFPSYMVRIPKFNLQDIDPIYGSGVHPAFIVGGIEKSEILIGAFQAKIYDGRACSIPHVDPTTSINFDNAKAACTAKGAGWHLMTNWEWAAVALWCLKNGFQPRGNTDYGRSHEATYETGTRVDNVAPGTTSGTGRTLTGSGPASWRHNNTFTGIADLVGNVSEWVDGLKLVDGKILMPSDNNFSLDEVNWPDTGVRFDSTATGDESSSGDIGDPVISNEITKYAGPVGDNGYYGYLSIANWKDLIKKVDYNIPASMLQAAIAPITLSDGTYSQDPKGYLYIRNYGERFPLRGGFWPDGATAGLFCLHLSNARSFAPSDLGFRPAFVG